Below is a genomic region from Gemmatimonadota bacterium.
GTACAGTTCGCTGGAGTGAACGACCGAGCAGACATAATCCACTCCCAGTGTCTCCGCGAGCTTCTTGACGCCGAGAAGAGCACCGGGGTTGTCTCTTGACCCCGTGCACGCGATGCCCAGGTCTGCGATGCCCGCGCCTTGGAGCCGCCTGACGGTTTCCACCACGCGCTCGAAACACCCCTCGACATTGCGGATCTTGTCGTGGACCTCCCCGACCCCGTCAATCGAAACACGAATGGCTACAGGAGCCATCTCCAGTGACTGCTCCACGATCTTGTCCGTCAGCATTCCGTTCGTGGAGATCACGATTCTCGGGGAGCCGAGTCTCGCGCGGAGGACGGCCGCGATCTCGGGGAGATCGTCCCGCATGAACGGTTCTCCCCCGCTGATATTGAGGTTGCGCAAACTGCCGGGAAGACGCGAATAGAACTCGGGGGGGAGTTCGTTCCGGTCAGGCCGGGACCAGATGTCGCACATGGCACAGAAGGTATTGCACCGGTGGTTCACCGCGAGAATCGCTTCACGCGGGAGCAATCGCTGACTCATTTCCCCCCCGGTCCGGGGCCGAACCGACCCCGCTGCTCTGTGTCATGCGGCGGTCACGCGCGCGCGCCGCAAACCTCCTTCAACACTTCCGCCACATACTCCGGGGCGGCTTCGTCCATCTCCGCGTAGATCGGGAGAGAGATGACTTGCGAAGCCAGAGCCTCCGCATTCGGGAAGGTTCCCTTCCCGAGTCCCAGGTGTGCGTATGCGGGCTGAAGATGAAGCGGTATCGGATAGTGGACTCCCGCGCCCACCCCGCGCGCATGGAGTGCTTCGACGGTCTCGTCCCGATCCGGCACACGCACCACATAAAGGTGGTAGACATGACGGACATCGCCGTCTCTCGGAGCAAGCGGCCGGATCTCCGACCCGGTGAGCAGTTCGTCGTATCGGGCAGCAAAACGCCGGCGTCCTTCGGTCCACTCTTCGATGTACTTCATCTTCACGCCCAGGACGGCGCCCTGGATGCCATCCAGGCGGTAGTTGAACCCCTCCGCGCAGTGCTCGTACTTGGTGGAACGACCATGGTCGCGCAGGAGTCGAACCCGTTCAGCCAACGCGCCGTCGGAGGTGGTGACCCCGCCCCCGTCGCCATAGCATCCGAGATTCTTCCCGGGGTAGAAACTGAAGCACCCGATTCGTCCGATCGAACCGGCCCGACGGCCCCGGTATTCCGCGCCATGGGCCTGTGCGGCATCCTCGATCACGGGAATGCCGTGTCGGTTGGCGATCTCCATGATGGGATCCATCTTCGCCATCTGTCCGTAGATGTGTACGGGAATGATCGCCTTCGTTCGCGGCGTGATGGCCCCCTCCAGAAGTTCGGGATCCATCGTTCCGCAGTCTTCAATGCAGTCAACAAGGCGAATCGTTGCGCCCGCGTGCGTAATGGCTTCCGTCGTGGCGATAAAGGTGTAGGGGGTGGTGATCACTTCATCCCCC
It encodes:
- a CDS encoding DegT/DnrJ/EryC1/StrS family aminotransferase, whose translation is MNVPFNDLKAQYATIQKEVTEAIAAVIDSCAFIGGPAVDAFEKKFASYCGADHSVGVASGTSALHLALAALDIGPGDEVITTPYTFIATTEAITHAGATIRLVDCIEDCGTMDPELLEGAITPRTKAIIPVHIYGQMAKMDPIMEIANRHGIPVIEDAAQAHGAEYRGRRAGSIGRIGCFSFYPGKNLGCYGDGGGVTTSDGALAERVRLLRDHGRSTKYEHCAEGFNYRLDGIQGAVLGVKMKYIEEWTEGRRRFAARYDELLTGSEIRPLAPRDGDVRHVYHLYVVRVPDRDETVEALHARGVGAGVHYPIPLHLQPAYAHLGLGKGTFPNAEALASQVISLPIYAEMDEAAPEYVAEVLKEVCGARA
- a CDS encoding radical SAM protein translates to MSQRLLPREAILAVNHRCNTFCAMCDIWSRPDRNELPPEFYSRLPGSLRNLNISGGEPFMRDDLPEIAAVLRARLGSPRIVISTNGMLTDKIVEQSLEMAPVAIRVSIDGVGEVHDKIRNVEGCFERVVETVRRLQGAGIADLGIACTGSRDNPGALLGVKKLAETLGVDYVCSVVHSSELYFGSQDDMVPRDETTRSDLMSIATTQLRSLRPKDWFRSYYTDGIIDYIDGQPRRDPCVAATGHIHVDHRGVVYPCNVLNQPLGNLNEKSWEDIEADAATSEVLRSVRNCQLQCWMSCTVAPVMKARPDIAARWILGRWFRGATPRAK